In the genome of Carya illinoinensis cultivar Pawnee chromosome 13, C.illinoinensisPawnee_v1, whole genome shotgun sequence, the window ttcttttgttaaaaaaaaatgtataccAAGAAAATAAGGACCTAGCTACACGAACCAATGAATTAACAGAAGAAATCAACCGATAAgtgtaaatctatttttttttatttttctttcttcttttcttttaataatttcttttatatatctttaaatatttttttaaaataataaaaacaaataccaACTTACTAATATtcacttccttaactattaagttaaaaaataaaaaatacaatcaaTCCCTTTTATAGTTTAACTCAAGGTTTTAAAAACCGTTCCGTTCCGGCCGGAATGaccggaatttttcgtgccggaacagtgaccggaaCTGGATAGGTGTCGATCTAttccgttccgggtcaaattccggccgttccggtcaaattccggccgttccggtcaattccggccggaattccggtattccggccggaatagtaattccggtctaaaaaaaaaaaaattctcttgtaaataagttgaaaaataataaataaaattgtacttttagaattcaaatacctcTTTCCGTACACTAaaagtattgttacttttaataatctgtctattctttaatttttttcctttatttttgtgtcgtaactcaagtttatgatttttttcaatatatattcattttataaatctttaattcttctatatatatacacatatacatatcacacacttacatatatatgtatttattttattaattgttagtttatatatacatataaatatttatatataatatataattaatcccgaaacggtacaccgaaacgtaccgataccgaaatattccgttccagtgtctcgaccggaatggtctccgaaacggatttcaaaactttggtttaactagcatttttcaaaaaataattattttcttttgaaacatCGGAAGGTGAGACTCTTGCGACCGCCAGAAGAGAGAAGAATTTCGATCTGCTTCACCAGCTTCCATTTCGAGTGCCAGAGAACTTCACAAGGCAACGTAGATTTCCCATAACttggtatctctctctctatccaagagtttatatatgtatgtgtatatatatatatgtatattcatgatgataattaatcttataTATGTTGCCTTTACTCGATTGAGTGTTTGCGGCCATGAAGGTATATCATGATCATGAAGAGATGATTTGTTCTCTATCTTGTTCATGATAATAGATTTCCTTTTATGTAATTTCTTGTTTAAATCAATTTAATATATCTCGATAATTTCTTATTAGTTTTATATGATTCTTTATTATAGGATAAAAATTAAACATGGTTCGACCAAAAGATCCGTTTTGGAAGTATGCAGTGGATTtgaaaaattgtcatttttcctGTAAATTTTGTCATGGTCAGTTTCATGGAGGTATTTCTAGAATTAAATGGCATTTATCTGGCCGTAAGGGCCACGATATTAAAGTTTGTGAACGAGTGCCACGAGATATTCAGTTAGCAGTGCAACAAGTACTTGATTCTTACAATAAGATCAAAGATAGACAAGTTGAGAATGAAAATTACTCAAGTCCTTCATCGTCTGGTGGCCCAAATCTATGCATGGAAAATCATAATAGTTTGATgggtgaaaataataataacgtTAGAGAGGGTGATCATAATCTTTCCACTTCGTGGCCATCACGTGCGCCAAATGCACACAACGAAAAGCGTCAAGTACTGGATAAACAATTGGCCAGGTTCTTCTTCTCATTTGGCATTCGTCCTAAGGCCATTGTCTCTCCCATCTTTGAGGACTTTGTAAAGAGTATTGTTGAATACGGGCCTGGTTATCAACTACCAAGTCCTTTTACTCTCGCGAAGGAATTGATGTTAGATGTCAAAGTAGAAGCTGAAgaatatgttgaaaattttataaacgaTTCAGTTCAAGCAGGTTGTACCATGATGGTCAACACTTGGCGAGATTATGATGAGTTCGATGAAAATTTTATCAACCGTGTTGATATCTTTGCTTATTCGCAAAGAGGCGCTGTATGCTTGATGTCATGTAACTATGGGTCAAGCAAAAGTCTTCAAGAAGCAATATTTTCTACAATTGAGTTATTTGGCCCCAGCCACGTTGTACAGCTTATATGCTATGATCATGAATATCGTGGTCGTCTTAATGGAGACTTCTTCACAACTATGAAAATGGTTTCTAAGAAACAATATCCTTGGATTTGCGTGAATCGTTGTGTTGTTGATGTGATCGAAAGCTTCTTTTCTGAAATGGCAGGGAACCTGCATTCTCTAATCGAACTAGTAAGATTGATATTTTCATATACTTATCATCATTCCCATGTGTTATTCAGAAGGGGGAAGAAAAGACCAAAAGAATACTTTGCATCCATTTTTTTTATGCTTAAATCAATTTTGGAAGTTGAAGATGAACTGCAAGCCTTGCAATTTTCTATGATTATATCGTCGAGTGATCAGATGAAGTTGCTTGATGAGCAAGAGGTAGCGAAACATTCAAGATGTGCAAAGCTTATTGATTATATTATTCACCGTAATGAATTTTGGAGTCGAGTGAAAGCAGTGGCACAAGTGTGGTTTATAGTATTTCAGACTCGATGCCTAGTTGATCGCGAGGACTCAACTATAGGATACTTATATGAAATGATAGAAAGGCTAAAAGATGGAATTGAGAAAAGCCGTGAGTATGATTGCTTCCTTTATGATTTTACATGGGAAATATTCAGTGATATGCGAAGGGAGATTATTTATCCAATACAtgcagctgctgcctttctagATCCAGCTTATATGTGCAGTGATaattttaaggaaaatattgAAATGATAGATGGTATAAACTATATGTTCGAAAACATGGTTGAGTTAGATGAAAAGGAAGCCTTCACGAAGGAAGTACAACAGTACCGAATGAAAATGCCAAAGTTATTCACCACTCATGCCATCACAATGCTAAAAACGTGCCATCCTCGTGAGttaataatttatgtttttctttttctttttaatatttttagtaaATTCTTATGATATTTTggtttcttaattctttttggaTTGTGTAGGAATATGGTGGGACTTTTGTGGAAAGCATATCCCGGTATTAAGAAAATATGCAATTCGAATATTGAGCCAACCTTGTAGCAATTCATTTTGTAGGCGTTATCAAGTGCCGCACAGTACTCATGATTGGAAAGAAGATGGGTCGGCAAAGGTGAATACAATAATCATGAGCAGGAATTCTAAATCACTAGAATTAGAGCCGATCATTCTTGATAAACTTGGTGAAGATCACAATGATTTTAAGGGCACAGAGGAGCTAGTTGATGAATGCTACATTGCTTTTTTACACCAATTGACTGATGACGCTTTTGTCGATCGCGTGATAGAAGATCGGGATCTTTCATGGCTGGATAACTTTGAGATATatactttcttatttttattaactaattaaaattcaattgcTTTTCTATTTGGGAtgtaagttttataaatttaggaTGAAAACGTAATATTGTTATGGACATGATTCGAAGCTCCTTCGACTATATGATCACCTACAAGTAAAGCGAAACAGGTCTCGGAGGTTTGTGGGAACCTCTCTGATGCCTAATTCAATATAGTATGACTATTTCCTTAGTGTCAAAAAGTTGGCTTCATGGTCATACCTGGGCGATATAAGCTCCTAATATCTTCAGTTTGACGTGATTAAATCCTTCATTTGAATTTCAAGTTACAAGATATTCAATTTTTACTTTCTAAGGATAACAAAATGACAACCACTCTCCCTAGGTTTCTGGGATGGCTATTCTCTTTTGTGAATCAGTACGTGTATGACATCGGGTTCAAGGTTCATGGGCCAGACTATTGTCTGGGCCCATGATGTGGCCCAACACTAGGCTGAGGGGGCCGGGGGAGAAAGGATTAAAGCCATTCCAcgtaaaatccaaaaaaaaaaaaaaaaaataggaagaaAATAGGGCGTTTtgttaaaacataaatataaataattataaacttCATCTATTTTCATAAGATTAAATTTttggaataaatatatatatttttttaaaaaatttgggataaataattattttacattatcAGACTGATGAGTCAATCCCATACATGAGGGGAGACAATTGATGAGTTTGCGGTTATATAATTGACTACCAAGTGTGGAGTTTTCTACCTGATGTTTACTtaaattatttcttctttttttttttttcaacttcaatTTCCCTTgacttcaaaataaataaataaactttaatttccctttttcttCATCTTAGATATTTAAGAAAGTGTATTGCTTTTTGTCACTAATTAAATACAATCTCCAGCGACGTTCTTCATTTCAATTAACTACACAGTCACAATATTCTTTATTCTATTATTGGCTAATTGTATATTCAAATTTCGAAACtgctctttatttatttatctactcAGTCTTctacattatttatttaataaaaattattttgttatttctttccaataattaatttttaatgctCGTGTTGTCTAAATTAGGGGTACTTCTCTAAACTAActtaaaaaaggttacaaacttTTAcacaatcatgttttaaattagagttttattacatataagcaaagttgcgtactaatctgcatatcaatactgattccttcatacttaaaatttaaattagcactttttttaataaaatctactttatgaccaatcacaataaattgatacacatattaatacacaattatacttacaactaaattttttctttaaattaggTAGGGGTACTTCTCTAAACTAACTTAAAAAAGTggcatcattttataaaatggCAGGGCTCCCAGCGGGTCGGGAGGGAATCAAGTTTTTACACCCGCCAATTAGGTGCTGCCACATAGGCGTCTCGCCAAAGTGTGTGTTGCACCCACATATAGGTGATGAAAGCAATTTATTTCTCTCCTTCCCCTTCCCCATTTGTAGTGAATCAACGTCCTTGCACCTAACACACCCAGATCTCGCCCCCAGAAAAAGCAGCTATCTGATCTTACCCCCCCAAAAAATCGCCATCTCCCTCGAGAACCCAAATAGATCACAGAGAGAGAACTCATATGATCTCGCTATCGTGCCATCTGGAAAGAAAGACTAAACACTTTTTCATCAAGAGATTATATCACACAAGAAAAACATGAATCTCAACTTGGGATACGGATTTCCTTTCACAACCTTCAAAGGGATTAGCACAAGAAAAACTTGCGACCAACGTGCACGTAATCCTACCTCATTTTGACTTTCTACTCTCCCTTGACCCTTCAGAACCCTCGTTACCTTCATTGTGGTGATTTGCCTACAATGTATTGTTGGCATCTTGACCAAGTCCATCATATACAAATCCTAGCCCTTGTGTCGCTCATGAGTTGAGCTTAGGAGGTTGGGGCTTTGAATGATTGTGCTGACAATCTCTACAATCTCTACTTTAAATTGTGTTTAGAAGGGACTAGCTACACAAATGGAAGGGGAGAGGAAGGGGGTTCTGATAATTCCTACATGTGGGTGTAGGTGTTTAAGCCTACACCTCCTACGTGGCCAATGTTTATTAGTTGGTgtaaaaatcacatttctaccCGAtcggttttgagtttttctctaTATAAATATACCTTCATTTTAAACTATGATTATAAAAAGGGTTGTCATGTAATGTGTATCATTACCCTTCAAGCTTTTGTAGGAGCACTTTccaaacattaatattttttataacatttttcttcACAATGAAATACGTTCTCagcagttatatatatatatatatatatacatatacatatatatatatatatatatatatatatatatatatatatattttaaacggtaatattttttcaaaaaaaaaatattttaaacggCTATATTTTTTCAACGATCATAATCACATCTTTTGTTATGCATTTTGTCTGATGTATCTATGGGGCCAAAGGTGGAGATTATCATCCCTTATCCACAAGCATGTTCCTAACAAATCCATGCTTCTTCTAGTGATTTgcagtttccaaaatttaagaGTGCAAAATCTTGCAACTTATATCATCAACCATGCATTAAAAATTGCAGAGTCTAACATGAATTTTGAATCTAAATACCATTGGCCAACGTCCTACATACATTGTGATAAACCTATAAGAAGAGTCAACGGCAATTATCATTATGACTTGACAAGGTGATGCAATAGAAGGGGAACGTGCGTACGTTACCCAGTGTAACCGTCACCACGTCCCCACTCAAAAGATTGAAATTCCCGCTTCTTGATTCTTTGTAATTGAAAACGGCAAGACAAAGCAACAAATGGACTAATGGGGTAGTCCATGGGTCTAGTAAATGGGCTAGCAAGGTAGCCTAGAGGTCCAGGATCCAATTTGGATCACTCATAGCTCAGGATATTTACGAACATTTTTTAGGAAAGTTAACGCGAGTGTAAGGAAGTTTAAAGCTAATGAATTCTCCACGTTTACATACGAAGAGAATTAGTAGGGTAATTTGAAGGTCTAATATTGGCCTGACCCAAATCAGGGACTAAAAGCCCACAACTACATGCTATTCTTGAATAACAAATATTTGAATAAACTACTTGGCCTCCTTGTTACTAGGGTCGATAAGCCATGGTATGCCAATTAGATCAGTCTAATTATTTAGGGATAAACCTCAAGGTTAGATACTGTGTGAAAGTAATCTAATTACAATATTGATCCAATTAACCTctacgcctatatatatgagtaacaGGTAACTCTTAATCTACTTTGATCATATACTTGAGCTATTATATATTACTTATCATTGACTTAGGCATCGAAGTAGCTGTAAGTATCTAGTACCATCCATCTTTGACTTGCAGGTTGGTGAACACATTCGGTAGTGGGACACATATGTCCTtcacactatatataattaacttgGCATTATAAATATGCTTAGACTCCTGACTCATGAGTGTGCATTTCAACATGAAATACATTGCCAAATCAAATAACATACTTTCATTGGAAGACATCAGTAAAAGTAACACTTCTCAAAGAAGCATAATTGTGTCTTAGCAATATTCATTCACTAATTAAACATTCAGAATTTAAGTGACAGTGGTATTCATCAAGAAGGCATCTCATCAAACACTGCGTATACACGGTGTGGCAAATTAGAGTCCCTATCATTCTCAACAAACTTGGTGAAGATTATGATGCCTTTAAGGATATTCATCATGAGGCCAATTCAGATGATGATAAGCATTACGAACGTATATTAATGTCTATGACCAAAAGTTATGTTGATCGCGTGATAAATGACCCAAGTTGTTCTTGGTTATATGAAGTTGGgacctatatatatagctgaTTTGGGCATTCAAAAGAacaattatctatttttatttgtagaaataaaaacaaaagtactgatatttctttaatttttccttATATTTCAGAAAAATACTAGTGTGCTTctaaatgtttaaaacatatttaaaaaattaaagattgaaCTAGCGGTCATGCTCAGCAGTAAGAGCTGAGCAGCACCGTCCTATATTTAATTGGCTAATTATACGAGAATAAATTATTTGTAGCTAAATTTTGTAGAGTATGTAATTAGCAAGGTGAGCAAATCTTAATTTGATGATCAGGTCAATATTTTTCTTCCTAGCTTGAAAAGAACCACCTACGCCAAACGGGTTCTATTGTGAAAGTTCAACATTACTATAGCGCGTTACAGTCAATtacttaatataaattaaatttgggTATGAAAATGTAACAAACCTCTTGTTGTTCATAGGAAAATAAGCTCTTTTCGAGGAGAGCACCTCTAGGTAGAATTTAGAAATTGAGAGGGAAATGAAGGAAATTAGGTTTTGCATTACTTTTTAGATCAAACCTACAGACTTGGCGGCACCTCCTATAAGGTCACCATCCTTACACTCAAAAATGTAAATGGGCCATAGGCCAATAATTGGACTGGACTAGGAAATAAAGCTGACTTACAAAACATCAAGTAAAAGACACAGACTCAAAATAACATAGTTTCGGGCCTAACATGGACCCTTAATTCCTCAAATCAGTTGGACTTTAAACGACCCATGTCAAAGGCCCAGCCCGGCTCAAAGGACCTAACAAGTACATTGACCATTGACTGAAGCTTCTCTCTTTAGTTTTGCGCAACACTTCATCCCAGACTTAGGTTTCGAACCCAACAAGTCCTTCTTCTGCCGCCGCTCCCCTCCATCTTCAATAATCCTCCACAAACTGCCTCTAGAGTTCCCGGCTGGGTTGTTACACTCCATTCCCCATTAAAAAACCTTGCCCTCAAGGTGAAGGAAATCCTCTTTGAGCTTCGAATACACCTCCCATGTTGCATCTGCAGTGTCTTGGCCGTGCCACTTCACGAGGAGTTCCGCCCTTGCTCGGTTCCCCACTTTCACCATACGCCTACTGATCACCTCCTCAGGTTCAGAACTGGGCACACCATGAGCATCCACTGGAGGTAGCGACGGAATGGCCACGACATTAGAGCCAATCTTGCACTTTAGTTGTAAGACGTGAAAGGTGGGGTGTATGCGTGAAGATGGAGGAAGATCCAGTGTATAAGCCACGGTTCCCACT includes:
- the LOC122292178 gene encoding uncharacterized protein LOC122292178, which gives rise to MVRPKDPFWKYAVDLKNCHFSCKFCHGQFHGGISRIKWHLSGRKGHDIKVCERVPRDIQLAVQQVLDSYNKIKDRQVENENYSSPSSSGGPNLCMENHNSLMGENNNNVREGDHNLSTSWPSRAPNAHNEKRQVLDKQLARFFFSFGIRPKAIVSPIFEDFVKSIVEYGPGYQLPSPFTLAKELMLDVKVEAEEYVENFINDSVQAGCTMMVNTWRDYDEFDENFINRVDIFAYSQRGAVCLMSCNYGSSKSLQEAIFSTIELFGPSHVVQLICYDHEYRGRLNGDFFTTMKMVSKKQYPWICVNRCVVDVIESFFSEMAGNLHSLIELVRLIFSYTYHHSHVLFRRGKKRPKEYFASIFFMLKSILEVEDELQALQFSMIISSSDQMKLLDEQEVAKHSRCAKLIDYIIHRNEFWSRVKAVAQVWFIVFQTRCLVDREDSTIGYLYEMIERLKDGIEKSREYDCFLYDFTWEIFSDMRREIIYPIHAAAAFLDPAYMCSDNFKENIEMIDGINYMFENMVELDEKEAFTKEVQQYRMKMPKLFTTHAITMLKTCHPRIWWDFCGKHIPVLRKYAIRILSQPCSNSFCRRYQVPHSTHDWKEDGSAKVNTIIMSRNSKSLELEPIILDKLGEDHNDFKGTEELVDECYIAFLHQLTDDAFVDRVIEDRDLSWLDNFEIYTFLFLLTN